One genomic segment of Besnoitia besnoiti strain Bb-Ger1 chromosome VII, whole genome shotgun sequence includes these proteins:
- a CDS encoding hypothetical protein (encoded by transcript BESB_077560) yields the protein MAAYRGHVPEVSLTSGVSLAFHGKCGQPDLKAQQQRESVLTEADIRKIKELLSGDTTSPRKAADAEKRRQDHAQSMKRVQKWANTVHSNLAKRRQLNAKRLADEEAARVVADEAEAVLKHQRRLEVVRRAKAMLAADNERQRALKTALMRRDWLEGLQEQKKWKQQLAQLDAVREAHFGAVLAHAESQKEARDTRDHEEKNTKMKELQAGRQLQFSEAHQRRAREKEEREEMGKLIRENCRRDRELIEAQEEQKRLKHREQQRAMMRQLDEAIRLDRHRRESERLEEEAAMSQAAVYEKRQAMVKERETHLRQEEAKARETRIQDMSRRLEKLLAEEAQRLTRDVEIQQAKEAARADAEKQKREEQYRLMAQDRAAQVERKREHAQRQREADADLTRSHLEASKREEEKELRTAEERKRAMRDVAEIQKQQMFEKKQQRLQERNEEKRTFNEAFKELVQQEESVDALAAHCVENAIQAGQSPDPIVATMNRFLITSGARPSRKASQMKSSNIFNLHVGPSDSEEESLRR from the exons ATGGCAGCCTACCGTGGCCATGTGCCGGAAGTATCTCTCACCTCGGGTGTATCGCTCGCGTTCCACGGCAAATGCGGACAGCCCGACTTGAAAGCACAACAGCAGCGCGAATCGGTGCTGACAGAGGCCGATATACGGAAAATCAAGGAGCTGCTATCCGGAGATACAACGTCGCCTAGGAAAGCGGCAGATGCAGAGAAACGCCGGCAAGATCACGCGCAGTCCATGAAGAGGGTACAAAAATGGGCTAATACTGTGCACTCGAATTTGGCGAAACGCCGACAGTTGAACGCCAAGCGTTtagcagacgaagaggctgcCCGCGTGGTGGCTgacgaagcggaggccgTTCTCAAACACCAACGGCGACTCGAGGTCGTCAGACGCGCCAAAGCGATGCTTGCAGCAGACAACGAAAGACAGCGCGCACTGAAAACAGCACTGATGCGGCGCGACTGGCTTGAGGGCCTTCAGGAACAGAAAAAGTGGAAACAACAGCTCGCACAACTCGACGCCGTGCGGGAAGCCCATTTTGGAGCAGTACTGGCTCACGCCGAGTCTCAAAAAGAAgccagagacacacgcgacCACGAGGAAAAAAACACAAAGATGAAAGAGCTTCAGGCGGGGCGTCAGCTGCAGTTCAGCGAAGCGCACCAGAGACGAGctcgagagaaggaagagcgCGAAGAAATGGGCAAACTCATCCGTGAAAACTGCCGTCGCGACAGAGAGCTCATTGAGGCTCAAGAAGAACAGAAGCGTCTGAAG CACCGAGAACAGCAGCGAGCGATGATGCGGCAACTGGATGAAGCGATTCGCCTCGACAGGCATCGCAGGGAGAGCGAACGactggaagaagaagctgcaaTGTCCCAGGCGGCGGTGTACGAGAAGCGCCAGGCAATGgtgaaggagagggagacacaCCTTCGGCaagaggaagcgaaagcgAGGGAAACTCGCATTCAAGATATGTCCCGGCGCCTCGAAAAATTACTA gccgaagaagcgcagcgcctcaCCCGCGACGTGGAAATTCAGCAAGCgaaagaggccgcgcgagccgacGCGGAAAAGCAGAAACGTGAAGAGCAGTACCGCCTAATGGCTCAGGACCGGGCGGCCCAAGTCGAGCGGAAAAGGGagcacgcgcagaggcaaaGAGAAGCCGACGCAGATTTGACTCGCAGCCACCTGGAAGCATCGAAAcgtgaagaagagaaggagtTGCGAACTGCGGAGGAGCGAAAGCGAGCGATGCGAGACGTCGCAGAGATTCAGAAGCAGCAAATGTTCGAAAaaaagcagcagcgcctccaagaaagaaacgaagaaaagcGAACATTCAATGAGGCGTTCAAGGAACTTGTGCAGCAGGAAGAAAGTGTAGATGCGCTCGCGGCACACTGTGTCGAAAATGCCATCCAAGCTGGGCAAAGCCCTGATCCAATCGTCGCGACAATGAACCGATTCCTGATCACATCGGGGGCGCGTCCCAGCCGAAAAGCTTCTCAAATGAAGTCAAGCAATATCTTCAATCTCCACGTTGGGCCCAGCGATAGTGAGGAGGAGTCGCTTCGCCGATGA